Proteins encoded together in one Plectropomus leopardus isolate mb chromosome 19, YSFRI_Pleo_2.0, whole genome shotgun sequence window:
- the cbx1b gene encoding chromobox protein homolog 1b, whose translation MSMSLTTEPPNDVPAVTEVSDPPESKMTTVEKKEKKPDEVAEEEEEEEEYVVEKVLNRRVVKGRVEYLLKWKGFSEEDNTWEPEDNLDCPDLIAEFLQSQKSAHDGKRKAAGDADGDDSKTKKKKDDTEKLRGFARGLDPERIIGATDSTGELMFLMKWKNSDEADLVPAKEANVKCPQVVISFYEERLTWHSYPTEDEKKDEKN comes from the exons ATGAGTATGAGCCTGACCACAGAGCCCCCTAACGATGTTCCCGCTGTTACAGAAG TTTCTGACCCGCCAGAGAGCAAAATGACCACAgtggagaagaaggagaagaagccAGATGAAGTGgccgaggaagaggaggaggaggaagaataTGTGGTGGAAAAAGTCCTGAATCGGCGAGTGGTGAAAGGAAGAGTAGAGTATCTTCTCAAGTGGAAAGGCTTCTCTGA AGAGGACAACACGTGGGAGCCAGAAGACAATCTGGACTGTCCAGATCTGATCGCAGAGTTCCTGCAGTCCCAGAAATCAGCACACGACGGGAAGAGGAAGGCAGCCGGAGACGCAGATGGAGACGACAGCAAAacgaagaagaaaaaagacgaC ACAGAGAAGCTGAGGGGCTTTGCTCGAGGGCTGGATCCAGAAAGGATTATTGGCGCCACAGATTCCACAGGAGAGCTCATGTTCCTCATGAAATG GAAAAACTCGGACGAAGCTGACCTTGTGCCGGCGAAGGAGGCCAACGTCAAGTGTCCGCAGGTGGTCATCTCTTTCTACGAAGAGAGACTCACTTGGCACTCGTATCCCACTGAAGACGAGAAAAAAGACGAGAAAAACTAA
- the mrpl10 gene encoding LOW QUALITY PROTEIN: 39S ribosomal protein L10, mitochondrial (The sequence of the model RefSeq protein was modified relative to this genomic sequence to represent the inferred CDS: substituted 1 base at 1 genomic stop codon): MNVDTFFCKAGVLXLSGWLPLTQSVRHGSKAVTRHRRPMHFLKQKMLAVTEYVPPTRVAPPGAYPSKTKRVQEDSPFALILKRNLKDIFQDCKMIAVAQNNGSNAEELLILKHRLCKHGITVKFFPNQVMLSFLKDSVYSNMAPLFIGPTVLFVSKEPKVREMLSSLRVSPHVTLLGACIEDTLLSAQGVVSYSKLSTMAVAQGQLVSGLMMLTSHTASMLQRHPAHLSALLQQYVKQQSSDGDAEGAPNAEEAT, translated from the exons ATGAatgtggatacatttttttgtaaagcaggTGTTTTGTGACTTTCAGGATGGCTTCCCCTGACGCAGAGCGTTCGTCACGGCTCCAAAGCTGTGACTCGCCACCGGCGGCCGATGCACTTCCTCAAACAGAAGATGTTGGCGGTCACAGAGTACGTTCCTCCGACACGAGTCGCTCCTCCAGGAGCTTATCCATCCAAAACCAAACGAGTGCAGGAG GACAGCCCTTTCGCGTTAATCTTGAAGAGGAATTTGAAGGACATATTCCAGGACTGTAAGATGATCGCTGTGGCCCAGAATAACGGCAGTAACGCTGAAGAACTGTTGATTCtcaaacacagactttgtaaACACGGCATCACTGTCAAGTTCTTCCCCAACCAG gtgatgcTGTCGTTCCTGAAAGACAGCGTTTACTCCAACATGGCTCCTCTGTTCATCGGCCCCACGGTCCTTTTTGTCAGTAAAGAGCCAAAAGTGAGGGAGATGCTGTCGAGCCTGAGGGTCAGCCCGCACGTGACCCTCCTGG GAGCCTGTATAGAAGACACGCTGCTGAGCGCGCAGGGCGTGGTGAGCTACTCCAAACTGTCGACGATGGCTGTTGCCCAGGGTCAGCTGGTCAGCGGGCTGATGATGCTGACCTCCCACACAGCCTCCATGCTGCAGCGCCACCCGGCTCACCTGTCTGCCCTCCTGCAGCAGTACGTCAAACAGCAGAGCTCGGACGGCGATGCAGAGGGAGCTCCTAACGCGGAGGAGGCCACGTAG